From a single Gemmatimonadota bacterium genomic region:
- a CDS encoding ABC transporter ATP-binding protein, giving the protein MTFIFSTHDPMVMARARRLITLKDGGIERDEVGTL; this is encoded by the coding sequence AATGACATTTATTTTTTCCACGCACGATCCGATGGTGATGGCGCGCGCGAGGCGGCTGATTACGCTGAAAGACGGAGGGATTGAGCGCGATGAGGTGGGGACGCTATGA